GTGAGAGGTTCCCTATCCTTTTTTGTTTGGGGGCTTGAAACTAGCATCTCAATCTCCCATCCTAGACTCTATAATTGCTTCCACAATTCTCAATCTTCAGTTTAAGGATTTGGCACCAGTTCAAGAATGAAATTTACCAGTCATTCAGATCCGTCAGCGGATTGAAGCTATGCTTACAACTTCTTCCCATATGTATGTAAGGCACATACGTAATTCTCCTTCTGGAACTTGTGGTATTGTCACTCCAAATATCGTCTAAGATAGCTAGGGTTCTGACTATTGTTTTAGTAACCAGTGTAATTGGATTTTGATACGTAGAGAATGTATGATGACCCTGGTCCTCTGTAGGATTTGTTGCTATAGGGAACAAGATTCGGCGAGTCATCTAGGAAAAGCATATGGTAGTCTCATGAAATATTAGAAATATGAAGAGTTTGGTGAGTCCGTGAAGGATTTATCTTCAAATTGTTCCATTACAGGCGGCAGCCTGTCTAGTTACTGTTTTCATGTAAAAATGAGAGTTGCGATTGGATTTTTGTTTGCTTCTTAACATATTTAGTGAATACTCAAATATAGGGAGGCTCCACTTTGCATGCCATCTCAAACCATGCAATTCTTTGCATGTCATCTCAAACCATGCAATTCACTGCAATCAAATGCTTTGTAAGCTTCAAAATCTGCACCTCTGTGTGCTATGGTATTCTATATGCTTTTCGCCGATGGTACCTGGTGTAACAGGGACAACTTTGACTTCTTTTTCACTATTTAATGACTGCCTGTTATAAAGCATTTTGCGTATCTTAAGTTTTTAGGATAAGAtttctttttgccaaaacaaaaacatTTTTTGTATCAAACTGGAGctgcaaaaaataaatttctcaTTTCTTACTTTTGCTAGCTCAACGTGACAATAAAATTTGTCTGGAAAGGATCTACAGAGCCACACGTTAGACAATCTGACAGCCGGTGAAGATTGTCAAGAAGTGGTTCTGAGATATTGTAACTGAGGTCTATACAATGTTTGAAGCTGTGTTATGTTTAGTTTAGCTGACCTTCTGAACTTATGATCTGAAGGACATGTGCAATTTGACCAGTGTCCTGGGGAGTGTTAGAGCTGAGAATGTGATGATCTCCTTTTGAGATGTTTTTGTAGCCTGACAAGAAACTGGTGAAATGATTAAAGGTCCACAACTAAGGGCAAGACTTGGTGCAACAAACAGGTTGCTGTCAACTAGGTAGTTTGGAATATGAAAAGAGCTTTTGGTTTGTGGAGAACCTTTTAAACCTAGCCCCCCTAAAGATCTAATTACAGGACCAAGGCATCCTGTTTAAGACAATCTTATGTCCTAGCAGGTGTTGTCTGGCTGCAAAGTTTTTGCTGATGAAATTACTGACCATGAAGACTTACAATCTGACATTTTTCATCTGTTGTTGTCATCCTGTATTTTCTTAAAACTGTGCTCATAAAGGTGTGAAGCttgatttatcaaaaaaaaaaaaaaaggtctgaAGCTTGAACTTCCGCATTTTAGAGGCAATGAGAGTTTCGAGTTGGACCATGCACTGTCCTTGTTACGGCTTTTATTTTTAGGGTTGAGGAAATGCCCTTGGTACTGAGTATCTTCCTTTTGTCACATCAGATTATTGATGCAAGAGTCAGTTTTTTCTgatatttataatatttttatgaattaaaattggATATTCTGGCTCTTATGTTTTGCATTTGGATTCTGATGGAAAGTTTTGCTAAAATTCATGTACTTAATACCTTAAGAGTGAGTTAACATCATATGATGAGATATTCATCGAAGGGATAGAATTTTTTTGTAACTTAGTTCAAATGTGTATTCGGAGGTCagtttgctctttttttttgttttttaaaatttttttaaaattcatcttATTGGAGTATCTTTTGGTATAAATTGCAGAAGTGCTGAAAGAACTATTGCGGTTTTTTCCCAACCTGAACATGACCACGGATTCATCCAATACTACCGCTTTACACACAGCTGCTGCTCAAGGACACGTTGATGTAGTCAATCTGCTTCTTGATATTGATCCTAACATCGCTAAGATAGCTCGAAACAATGGCAAGACTGTGCTTCATACGGCTGCAAGAATGGGTCACTTGGAAGTTGTGAAATCACTTTTAAGCAAGGATCCCAGCATAGGATTCAGGACTGACAAGAAAGGTCAAACTGCACTCCACATGGCTGTGAAGGGCCAAAACGTGGAGATTGTACAGGAATTAATAAAACCTGACTCCTCTGTTCTGAGCTTGGGAGATAACAAAGGAAACACGGCACTCCACATCGCAACAAGGAAGGGTCGAACTCAGGTTGTGCAACTTATTCTGTCTATTTCTTTTTTATGCTTGACAAAGTTTCTTGGGTTTCTACctgtttgatatatttcttcTTATATTTGGACATGTAACATTAACATTTTGTGAGCAATGTCTCTAAAAAAATTAGCTTATTTCTTGCCTACCCTTGCCAACTTATAGGTTCATGTACTTCCTTCTTGGTTTCTAAGGTGTTTAAAAAACTTAAAAACAAATGGGGAATGGAGTTTGTGCATTTATATCTCTGTTAACTTGTCTTTACGTGCAGGCCTGTGCATTCTTGGAGTAAACTTTTAGTCTTGGCATGACTTTGTCCATGGACTCAAGGCATGAGTTGTAAAAAATTGGCTAAACTAAGTGACAATATGAATCATTGTGTGTTTATTTGTGTTACTCTTCTTACGATGGGTGAATAGAACATAATAAAAGTACATGTGTCCTGGGCAGCACTTTTTATTACTAATCTGCTGTCTTTCTGGAAGGATGGCTAGTGTTTTCTCCAACTTTCTTGAATTGTAGTGGTCCTTAAACCACATAAGATTCTGTCCAACTTTCTCATTTGCTGAAATTTCACACTATATGCAGACATGTGGATTGAATTCTGTGAACATTGTGATCGCAAAGCTTGAGTTGTTGGAGAAGACATTCTGTGAACATTGTAATGGTGTCCCTTGATATGTTTTTGAATTCTTCTACTCTGTCCAGATTTTTCATTCATTCTATTAGGTGGCAGTGAGAACTGAACCAAGTTCTTTGCCTGCTCTTCTTATCTCCTCCTTTATAGCTTGATCTATCTTAGTGGAAAAGCAATTTACTTGCGCAAATGCAGATTGGTCCACTTTACTCTGGCCATGAAAATTTTCAGAtgcattttatgttttaatttgcAATAACCTGCTGAAATCCAGAATCTGGCCTTCTTGGTTGCTTCCAGTTAATTTGAACCATTCTAAGCAAGGAAGTGTTTTAGAATTTTTCACTTGCTTTCTTTATGGCACATGGTCTCCAGGGACACTGGTTAAGCTACCATTTTATTTGTCATATTCTATTGTACTGTCAATCTTGGTTTTCATACAGTCAACAAGCTGACAGACAGGAAATAACTTTTTTAGTAATCTATTAAGtccagttttcttttttttttttttttttaatctgatAAGGCTTTAGTACAATTATAGTCCTACGACAGCCATAAGTTGGATAATTTAGCTACTTCCACGCGGTAATTGACATCTGTTCATCTAAGAGCAGGGTTCAATCTTTCTTCATGAATTGCATGGTCATTTGAATAGCAATTGGAATCTAATTGCAAAACTTTGTCAAACAAGCGTGTATGTTGACATTTCTTGGGAAAAGAATTTGGCTTATTGGAATTATCTGGAATTGGCAGATTCTTGCATTTTTACAGGTTCAATTTAGCAAAACCTGggggtttattttattattgtcTGGTTTCAATGACAATGTTCTTACCTAGTTCTGTGCTGTTGCAGATGGTACAGAGTCTGATAGCAAGTGAAGGCATTGAGATCAATGCAACTAATAAGGCTGGAGAAACCCCCCTTGATATTTCGGAAAAGCTTGCAATGCCAGAATTAGATAGCATTTTAAAAGAGGCAGGAGCTCTTCATTCTCAAGATCATGGAAAACCACCAAATGCTGCAAAGCAACTCAAACAGACTGTCAGTGACATAAAACATGACGTGCAGTCCCAACTCCAACAATGCCGTCAGACTGGCTTTAGAGTAAGGAAGATTGCTAAGAAAGTGAAGAAGCTCCACATTAGTGGCCTTAACAATGCCATCAACTCTGCAACTGTTGTTGCTGTCCTGATTGCAACCGTTGCTTTTGCAGCCATCTTCACTGTACCCGGCCAGTATGTCGAGGAACGAACAGCAGGATTTTCACTTGGGCAAGCCCATATAGCTAAAAAGGCAGCTTTCTTAGTCTTCATTTTGTGCGATAGTCTGGCCTTATTTATCTCCCTTGCTGTTGTGGTGGTACAGACATCTATTGTTGTGATAGAACAGAGGGCAAAGAAGCAACTTATGTTCGTGATAAACAAGCTTATGTGGACGGCATGCCTCTTCATTTCAATTGCCTTTATTTCTCTCACCTATGTGGTTGTTGGACGTCATGAACAGTGGCTTGCTGTGTATGCAACCATAATTGGTGGTGCTATAATGCTTGCTACAATTGGCTCAATGTGCTTTTGTGTGGTCCGGCATAGGTTGGAAGACTCAAAGATGAGGAGCATAAGGAGAGCCGAGACACTATCAGGTTCCTTTTCAGTGTCAATGGTATCAGATCCGGAGTTATATGGTGAAAAGTATAAAAGGATGTATGCAGTGTAGGGACAGTCAGTTCCTGTGAGCGTGGGCATCTGGAGCAGAAAGATACCTTCAATGACTTCTGCACTAGTATCAATATCCTGCAATATTAGCTGGATCATATTGCGTTGAGCTGCATTTGGCACTGAAGCTCAGGATGATGAAGATTTCATCAGCCATATTATAACCAGGGTTTAGATTTAGTATGCTATGATGGCTCCCAAATCAGGATTCTGTACAGGTAAAGAGAGAGTGCTGACGGTGAGATTTTGAGTTGTATCCTCTGTATAATTAACCTCTGGGTGCATGCTGTTTTGAGCTACAAATAATCTATGGTTACATAAAGTAATAATGGCTGATATTAATCTTCATGAAGCCCCATTCTGCTTTATTATCTTTGTATCTCAGTTTTCCTATTCTTGTTAATACTTGGAAAAAACGCAAGTCTGCAAGATATTCAAGCTGGGAACAAggttaaacaaaaaaaagaaaaaactgggAAACAAGGTCATTCTGCAGAGTGATCAAGGGGAACCGAGTGATGGTTTTGATCGTCAAGTAGAAACCTAAAGGTGTAGACTATGCATTAAGTTGTGTTGGAAGGACAAAAGCACTTGGAACAGAGAGGCATGACAGAGGATTTAGAAGGAACTTGATGTTTTTTCTTCTCCTCTATTTTTTGTGGGATGCGAATGTTGAAACTATATCCAAAGCTGTAGGCAGGTGACATGAAATATTAGTTGGTGAGTGAAGCAAATTTGCATGTGGTTAGCTTTTTCGATCTTGTTCGATAATTCTTGAGCAATTTTCATTGACGTGATGAAGGTAAAAGCATGTGACACGAGTGAGCTCAAAGAGTTTCAGTGTCTGGAGAAATGGTGGATTCACATAACAATTTCATAGTCCAAATCTCCATTCAGACCATTAGTGCAGTTTGACAAATTCCTCTTCCTTTCAAAGAAACTTTCTGCTAATATATACCACCTACAATGCATTTTATCCAATTTAAGAGTTCCTCTAGCAAGTTTTGGACAGGAGCTGCATTGTGGGCTTCGTTAAATGCAGAACCATCACATTTTCTATAAGATTTGTGAATCAACTTCAACCTCAAACCAGAAACAGTTCCTGTGATATGCACGTATCAGTTCCCCCTTCTTTATGCAGCAGCCCCACCATGCTTGATTGTTTTATGGCCATGAAAGCTTGAGAATGCTGCAACTAGACTGCCATTTTCTACGATCTTAAAATTCAAGAGCTCTGGAGGTTTCAATCACTATAGAGTTTTTTGCTTGCTACTAAGCTATGCTGAGGTGATTCTGCATCAGTTGGGATTTCAAATTGCAGTGTTCTACTACTAGATCCTTCATCAGCTCTGAATGCATTTAGTATCCTATCTGCTAGAAAACCAAAGCTTTATGCTTCACTAGAAGAAACAGTTCACCTACAAATGACACTACACTTGGATTCAAAGGCTTTAAGCAGAAACTTataaaagaatgaaagaaatcAGGACCTGGTTCTCCGCAAGTGGTGATGAAAATTTTGGAACTTTGAAATGGAACTTAGTGAACATGAGATCAAGATCTAAGCCTATAGTCCGAATATTTACACCACAATGCTATCTAGTGAAGAAGGCTGTAGGAAATGTGTTGCTAGACTGGATATCATTTCATCAAAAACTGCCTAGTTCATCTATACACTTTGTTGTCTGAATTCTTTCATTCATTTAGGCTTAAGGACCACGTAAGCTTCGATGGTCATCAATTGTATCAGAGGTAGCACCAGCATGTTTTGGCAACGATCTTGAATGAGCACTTCCTGAGTGTTTCCTAGCATAGTTGCTTTTTGAGTCAAGACGAACAGTATTAGAAGTGAAGCAATGGCGCACGTGTATTCTGTGAGTTCCTGTCACCAGTGAGCGGCTTCCTTGTACATTGATTAACAAGAGCACTTCCTTGTCTCTGGTGTCTTCAGACCACCAGCTTTGAGGAATCCCGTCAACAAACTCCTCCAAGGTGTGGAATTCCTCGTGGTGTATTGAGATCTCAGCAATTTGATCAGGCTTCAATACACCTGCAGCAGGTGTGAcctgaaatttaaatttgaaaaagttaagCTTCTACAGAAACAAACGAGTAAGGAATTGCCTAGAAACAGAGAACAGACTTAGGTTGGAATTTTGTGGTATAATGTTGTCAGTGTTCATGACAAGAAAACTTAAGGGAAAAAAAGGTCTCTACTTTGATAGACCTCTGGAAGAGGCAAACAGATGATCAGCATGGAATGAAGTAGTATAATGCCAATATgctacttttgaagatgtagaACTTATTTGTTTGCTGGAGTCTGAAGAATATCAAAGCTAGCAAAGAGAGTTGTTGTTTTACCTCAAGCCAACGAGGGAGACCAAAGGAACCTCTGGGGCGATAACCTGATGGTTGCTCATCCTCCTTGATGGTGGATTGACCTTCACATGCAATTTGGAAGAAAGCATTGTCTTTGCCACTTTTGTTGGCTATTCTTAAATTGAACGTGTCTTGATTTTGAAGCACAATCCTGTCAGTGCTGACAATGGTTTCTGGAACAAAACGCAGTTCATCTAAGCATGCCCTGACATTGGCATTGGATTCAAAAATTCTCCCAAACTCTTGTCTTCGTATTGATCTATCAACATGAGAAATGTCAACATTCAACTTGCATCGTACGGGTTTGTGATCACTTTCTGTTACATCCATGATAGCCTCATACCTGCAACATAGGGTAAAAAGTTTTCAGATAAAGAATGGTAGCCTGGTAGTTTGAAAGTAAACCAGGAAACTTACTGCACAATGGAAGCAACTACAGGGCACTCTAAACTGCACTCCTCTGCTGGAGCAGCCCTGCTGTCTCTGTATAGTACCCTATCACACCATGCCGGAATTCTTTTTTTCTCACCCGAGTCATATCCTGAAAATGAGTTGGCATTTTGATTTTAGTGTTTTGCATTATCAATTTACTAGGCAGAATAAAATGCCAGGAAATCAATGTCACACTGctcagaaaatgaaaaagattgTCATCATCACATATTCTTACCTCCTAAACCTGCCTTTCCCCTTTCAAATTTATAGGTTGGAGGAAATCTAATAAGGGCCTCACGCATGCCTTGAAAAACTTTACCAGCTTTCATTTCTGCTCTTAACTGATCTTTTTCGCGAAGCCAATCAAAACTTCTTTGAGAAACAAAGTCTCTTGCTTCATCGTAAGATATCCCAAAAAGGCGATAATTGAAATCACCACAGAACATAACCAAGTCAGCATCAGCAAGATCAGGTTTCCCTTCTTCTGGGTTAACTGCAGCTGCCTGTTAGAACAGAAAGAGGTACAGAAGCTCGCAAGGCTAGCCTTAAGAGAAACAGACAATTGGTATCCAAATTATATTAGTATAGATAGAATTCATACATTTGGACCCCGAAGCATTTGGGCAGCAGATGAGACACCAGCTGCAACAGAGAGGATCCATGGAAATCCAGAAGAATAAAGCAGCCAAAATAAATACGTGGAGAAGATAAGAGAGCAACAGACAAACAGGAACGGCAGCATACCAGCAGCATTAGTAAGAGGGCTAGAACGGGAGAAAGTCATTGTTCGAAATATATGGTCAAAATCAGCATTGCGGCGGTTGACAGCTTCCAAATGTGCAGCTAAATGACAATTGGCAAAACACATTATGCGATCAAATACTCTCAACCTCAGCCCCACGCCACCCTGCAGACAGGAAAGATGCCCCATGTGTGTGAAAAACATTCAAAGAAATTCACTTTACATATGGGTTTGAAGTCTGCTGTAATCACATTAATAAGCACAAGGTGCAGGATGACAAGATGCAGATGCTCCAAATAATGATCTTCAAATGCATAGATCTGAACTCTGTTAAAATTATTGGATGATCATAGCACTGCCAGATATCTTCTAAGAAAGAAAAACCACTTAGTTGGCAACAAGTCATCATGATATGGATGTTACCACAAAAAAAGTTCAAAGCATCATCATTTTCTCTCAATATTTAaccagaaaaaataaataaaagaagcaagaaaaagggaagACGGTTAACCCCTGAAATGTGTGAAATTTAGTAATAGTCAGTCTGATGCGTAAAACCGTTATCCACATTGCCTGGATGTGTTACAATGTATTATACTATGATTATAGCTTATGGTCCATAATCAGCATGAATTATCACGTTAGAACTCAAGGAATATCATAGTGAAACAAGGCTTGGCTTTACATATCTGCGCCCATTATAGCATAGGATTTAAgtctttgtcctcatttttgcactttttctttaaccTTTTTGAACAGTCAGAATCCAGAAAGTGAGAACAGACCATCACACATAGTATCTGGAAGAATATCAAGAAAAACACAGAAACATAAAATGAATGACATATCTCAAAAGCATTGACTTGATATATGTATATCTGAAAAAGGCAACCAGTTGGAAAGAAGACGTTTCTGCGCTTAGTTTTGCTACTTCTGAACAGCAGATATTCTCTAATCAAATCAGAAGAAACTTCCTCAAATCTATTTGATGCGAATTCtctaatcaaatcaaaattttcaacatgGAGACTAAGTAACAGTCTAGTACCAAAAAGGATCACAAACATCCTTCTTGCAAATCTGAGGGTCATACAGTAAATAACAAAGTAGTTTGCTctcaatttctctttttttggaTTGTGATGGCAGCTACACAAAACTGTTGATTGCTTCGGTTTTAGAATAATTTTGCATGTCTGTGCACTAAATTAGCTATGCAGGAGAACAAATGGAAAAGAATTGCCATCAGAGAAAGAATTACTGATATCAACAAAGTCAAGTAAGTTAAAAAATGATACATTTCAACAATCATATTTGGCAAAGAAAACATAATTAGGatgaaaaatttaaactaattcaAAGCAAAAGGACAAAGTTTTAGTACAAAGCCAAAAACTGAATGCATTTCAAAGTATTATGAAGGCTGATCTAACTACCTTATTACCGATGGCACGACCTAATCCACAGGCTACTGCTGCGACATCTAGATCCCCAACATGCGTTCTGAGAGTCCTCCTCACCCTGTTTGATATGTATAaacgggaaaaaaaaagaaccaggACAAAAAGGTAGAGGACCAAATAGAATCTATCAGCGATCAAGTCATTGGTTAGAATAGCTAAACAACGTTAATAGGAAGTGATTGCATTAGGGACGTTTTTTCGTCTCAAAACAGAAAACTAAAATCAGATGATCAAAGCACCTGAACAAATTCTTACCAGATAGCTATAAGCAAGCCAGCCAGCTGCCTTGACCCCACACGCTCAAATGTTGATCCTTCATCCAGGGTCTTTCCTATAGCATCCTGCCACCATTGACCGATAGAACTTCCTTCAAGTCCTACCTACAATAGAATAGTGGTAACCTTGAAACCGAATACACTTGCATATGAGTTGCAAAACAGAGAGAAAATCTACCAATTCTATGTCTAGATGTCTAGCTTGTACTTAATGACCTTCAAGACCAAAAGAGCAAAACGGGATCCTCTACCCTTGGTCGTCCTTACTTGAAATGTTGTAAAAAATAAACAGGACAGATTTATTTTGATAGTATGACCAATAGTGCAGGAAGCAAATAGGTACAAAATATGTCTGCAAATAGGTACATTCGTCTTGTAATGAAGACGAATGTCTGCAGAAGGCTTTTGGATCTTGGTGATCATATGTAGGAAACTATATCAGAAACAAAAGTTCTATCAGATCAAATTTATTTGTTCTCTGTTTACGAAAGGGGATCTGACCAATTAGGCAATTACAATCATATTTACTAAAAGGGGAATTTTACCATTGGGAAGGGACATATAATCCAAAATGAATATCAGAAATTAAACAATCACTAGGGCAAATCCTAATACATGTTGACtacaaaaacaaataaacatggaTAAATATCTTATCTTGGCTCCTTAAAACTATGAATGGTCATCGAGAATTATTCATTTCATTCTAAGTGGTTCCTAGACTACAAATGATACTTAAATCTAAATTTATCTCTTGAGTTCCTTTTACTTCATGCATGCATATAGAATGCTTCCCAGAAAACCAATCATCTCTGGTGTCATCACATATGTGGACATTTTCTTAGTTGGAATTCTTAAAGTCATTGCTCCTTCTACAGCTCCCGCTAATAGACTAACAGCCTTCCAGTATTTGGAATATTTCAGACTAAAAGCCTGTGACTAAGCCAAGACAATTTGCTAGTATATATGGTGGTTCTGCTTGAAAAACTAATTACATGGTATTTTAGTACATACACTAGCAAGAAGTGGATTGTAAATGTAGTAGCAAAGCTGTTGATGTGTAAATGACTTAATCGCATCATAAtaatactctctctctctctctgtgagACTGATTTTGCCCTTCTGCCTACATCTAAATAACTTTTGAGCACAGAACTTACAGTTTCTTTTGCTGCAGACATTGCGAGAAAACCAGCACCCATTTCCACTTCTTGCAATCCCACAACTACAATGCCAACATCTGACACTGCAGAACCCAGCCATGCCATAAGTGCATCCTGAGAGGCTCTTCCTTGACCAACATTCCATGTACCAACTA
This Coffea arabica cultivar ET-39 chromosome 3e, Coffea Arabica ET-39 HiFi, whole genome shotgun sequence DNA region includes the following protein-coding sequences:
- the LOC113737764 gene encoding type I inositol polyphosphate 5-phosphatase 13 isoform X1 — encoded protein: MDDRDLEDDDRDALAGLSNFPPVPKKTQSYSQQLRTSTGSHHKKHRQVRKHSLDDAKTIGIASSNSYSYFLENSSDDDDDFYPYSTTVGSASCNADYNINHRIDGLSMGDGGGSEEYVQYQHQHPPQNYQPLPEFMGSGGGVGIFKVPTRAAVHPGRPLCLELRPHPLRETQVGRFVRTIASTDTELWAGQECGVRVWNLSDAYKPGSGLGGRTRRGDEDAAPFYESVNTSPALCLMVDPGTKLVWSGHKDGKIRSWRMDQQHSDDTPFKEGLSWQAHRGPVLSMVFSSYGDIWSGSEGGVIKVWPWEAVEKSLSLSPEERHMAALLVERSSVDLRSQVTVNGVCNISSSDIKCLLSDNLRARIWAAASLSFSLWDARTRELIKVYNVEGQIENRVDMSSVQDQVVEDEMNVKFVSKSKKEKSQNSFLQRSRNAIMGAADAVRRVATKGAGAFVDDTKKTEAIVLAADGVIWTGCSNGLLVQWDGNGNRLQDFIHHPCAVLSFCTYGSRIWVGYVSGMVQVFDLDGNLLASWVAHNGPVIKMVVGNGYVFSMANHGGIRGWNIASPGPIDNILRPELAEKEDMYTTQENLRILVGTWNVGQGRASQDALMAWLGSAVSDVGIVVVGLQEVEMGAGFLAMSAAKETVGLEGSSIGQWWQDAIGKTLDEGSTFERVGSRQLAGLLIAIWVRRTLRTHVGDLDVAAVACGLGRAIGNKGGVGLRLRVFDRIMCFANCHLAAHLEAVNRRNADFDHIFRTMTFSRSSPLTNAAGMLPFLFVCCSLIFSTYLFWLLYSSGFPWILSVAAGVSSAAQMLRGPNAAAVNPEEGKPDLADADLVMFCGDFNYRLFGISYDEARDFVSQRSFDWLREKDQLRAEMKAGKVFQGMREALIRFPPTYKFERGKAGLGGYDSGEKKRIPAWCDRVLYRDSRAAPAEECSLECPVVASIVQYEAIMDVTESDHKPVRCKLNVDISHVDRSIRRQEFGRIFESNANVRACLDELRFVPETIVSTDRIVLQNQDTFNLRIANKSGKDNAFFQIACEGQSTIKEDEQPSGYRPRGSFGLPRWLEVTPAAGVLKPDQIAEISIHHEEFHTLEEFVDGIPQSWWSEDTRDKEVLLLINVQGSRSLVTGTHRIHVRHCFTSNTVRLDSKSNYARKHSGSAHSRSLPKHAGATSDTIDDHRSLRGP
- the LOC140038324 gene encoding ankyrin repeat-containing protein At5g02620-like, with protein sequence MIMEKQNSFRPARIEKHPSFHGVIEKQQSFQGGVAMEKQKSFKGLMEKQKSFRMAMERQLSFGGEKKRSKDSPGKRGDTPLHLAARAGNLTKVRDIFQKCDGSVIKDLLSKQNQEGETTLFVAAENGHAFVVGEFLKYIDVETASIRANSGYDPFHVAAKQGQLEVLKELLRFFPNLNMTTDSSNTTALHTAAAQGHVDVVNLLLDIDPNIAKIARNNGKTVLHTAARMGHLEVVKSLLSKDPSIGFRTDKKGQTALHMAVKGQNVEIVQELIKPDSSVLSLGDNKGNTALHIATRKGRTQMVQSLIASEGIEINATNKAGETPLDISEKLAMPELDSILKEAGALHSQDHGKPPNAAKQLKQTVSDIKHDVQSQLQQCRQTGFRVRKIAKKVKKLHISGLNNAINSATVVAVLIATVAFAAIFTVPGQYVEERTAGFSLGQAHIAKKAAFLVFILCDSLALFISLAVVVVQTSIVVIEQRAKKQLMFVINKLMWTACLFISIAFISLTYVVVGRHEQWLAVYATIIGGAIMLATIGSMCFCVVRHRLEDSKMRSIRRAETLSGSFSVSMVSDPELYGEKYKRMYAV